A genome region from Micromonospora peucetia includes the following:
- the casB gene encoding type I-E CRISPR-associated protein Cse2/CasB, with the protein MTVTVPADNDSPTVRHARRRGPFGGYVAAKVAGLQDGYLRESSSAVAVLARLRRAVGREPAADFTILEQTRVTEDHLDQGWLSDDTVTHTEQAMHTVLTLYAVHQQSIRDLPMHQDGIGLGAAVSLLARQSASAEAVHRRFAALGTATTYPSATTHLRSLVRLLRDKRIPLDYGVLAEDLVALQKPWGPAQVRGRWGRDFYRQPDPKDRHEANATDPAPNQTATEE; encoded by the coding sequence GTGACCGTTACAGTCCCCGCCGACAACGACAGCCCCACCGTCCGCCATGCCCGTCGCCGAGGCCCCTTCGGCGGGTACGTCGCCGCGAAGGTCGCGGGATTGCAGGACGGCTACCTGAGGGAATCCAGCTCCGCCGTGGCCGTCCTGGCCCGGCTGCGTCGCGCGGTCGGCCGGGAACCTGCCGCCGACTTCACGATCCTGGAACAGACCCGGGTGACGGAGGACCACCTCGACCAGGGGTGGCTCAGCGACGACACCGTGACCCACACCGAACAGGCCATGCACACCGTGCTCACCCTGTACGCGGTGCACCAGCAGTCGATCCGCGATCTTCCCATGCATCAGGACGGCATCGGCCTGGGTGCGGCGGTCAGCCTGCTGGCCCGGCAGTCCGCCAGCGCCGAGGCCGTACACCGTCGCTTCGCCGCCCTCGGCACCGCTACCACGTACCCCTCCGCCACCACCCACCTGCGCAGCCTGGTCCGGCTCCTGCGGGACAAGCGGATACCCCTCGACTACGGGGTGCTCGCCGAGGATCTGGTTGCTCTGCAGAAGCCGTGGGGGCCGGCCCAAGTTCGCGGCCGGTGGGGCCGCGACTTCTACCGCCAGCCCGATCCCAAGGACCGCCACGAGGCCAACGCCACCGACCCGGCACCCAACCAGACCGCCACCGAGGAGTGA
- the casA gene encoding type I-E CRISPR-associated protein Cse1/CasA, which yields MLMSEPTPSFSLIGQPWIPVLDLAGRRRLTSLPELFAQAAELRAVAGDLPTQTSAILRLLLAVLHRAVGGPEDERAWQDLWRQPGLPAGDIASYLDEYRDRFDLLHPVTPFYQVAGLRTQKQNDVFGLQRFIADVPNNAPYLTTRLGPGLERLTLAEAAVWLVHCQAYDTSGIKSGAVGDDRVSGGKGYPIGPASGGSLGLIYLEGRTLRETLLLNLVPLDSAYLQQDPERDSPVWERDPHGPAEEGERERGPHGVLNLYTWQSRRIRLFGDQTGITGAMIANGDRIAWTNLHRQEPMSGWRRSPNQEKKLGLPVVYLPGLHDHTRALWRGLDRLLPARAEKPGADAPARRPPAVSQWLARLRIKGLIDDRYRVTTRAVGVVYGNNMSVVDEIYHDGLTMTVQAFDPAGPLTTTIVDGAADAEAAVKVLRGLAANLCRAGGGYGDRSEDPPAIAADRAAELAYAELDVLFRQWLAGLGPADDPTQARIQWQTQVRRCVWSLGSNLVEWSGPQAWAGRYVDSEKKKHLSSPLADRFFRDAMRRALPLATTLATPSASQEVPA from the coding sequence ATGCTCATGTCGGAACCTACGCCCTCCTTTTCCCTGATCGGGCAACCCTGGATCCCGGTGCTCGACCTGGCCGGCCGCCGTCGCCTGACTTCCCTCCCCGAGTTGTTCGCCCAGGCGGCGGAGCTGCGAGCCGTCGCCGGTGACCTGCCGACGCAGACGTCCGCGATCTTAAGACTCCTGCTCGCCGTCCTGCACCGCGCAGTCGGCGGCCCCGAGGACGAACGCGCCTGGCAGGATCTGTGGCGGCAGCCCGGCCTGCCGGCCGGCGACATCGCCAGCTACCTCGACGAATACCGGGACCGCTTCGACCTGCTACACCCGGTCACGCCGTTCTATCAGGTCGCCGGCCTGCGCACGCAGAAGCAGAACGACGTGTTCGGCCTGCAACGGTTCATCGCCGACGTGCCGAACAACGCGCCATACCTGACCACCCGGCTGGGACCCGGCCTGGAACGGCTGACCCTGGCGGAGGCCGCCGTGTGGCTGGTGCACTGCCAGGCGTACGACACCTCCGGCATCAAGTCCGGGGCGGTCGGCGACGACCGGGTCAGCGGCGGCAAGGGCTACCCCATCGGCCCCGCGTCCGGTGGCTCCCTGGGCCTGATCTACCTCGAAGGCCGGACGCTTCGCGAGACCCTGCTGCTCAACCTCGTCCCCCTCGACAGCGCCTATCTCCAGCAGGATCCCGAGCGTGACTCCCCGGTCTGGGAACGCGACCCGCATGGCCCGGCCGAGGAGGGCGAGCGGGAGCGGGGTCCACACGGCGTGCTCAACCTCTACACCTGGCAGTCCCGGCGGATCCGGCTCTTCGGCGACCAGACCGGCATCACCGGCGCCATGATCGCCAACGGTGACCGGATCGCCTGGACGAATCTGCACCGCCAGGAACCGATGAGCGGCTGGCGGCGTAGCCCCAACCAGGAGAAAAAGCTCGGGCTCCCCGTCGTCTACCTGCCCGGCCTGCATGACCACACCCGGGCCCTCTGGCGCGGGCTGGACCGGCTGTTGCCGGCGCGTGCCGAGAAACCGGGTGCCGACGCTCCGGCCCGGCGCCCACCGGCGGTCAGCCAGTGGCTGGCCCGGCTGCGGATCAAAGGGCTGATCGACGATCGATACCGGGTCACCACCCGCGCGGTCGGCGTCGTCTACGGCAACAACATGTCGGTGGTGGACGAGATCTACCACGACGGGCTGACCATGACCGTGCAGGCATTCGACCCGGCCGGTCCGCTCACCACCACCATCGTCGACGGCGCGGCCGACGCCGAGGCCGCCGTCAAGGTCCTGCGCGGGCTCGCCGCCAACCTCTGCCGGGCCGGTGGCGGGTACGGGGACAGGTCCGAAGACCCCCCGGCCATTGCCGCGGACCGGGCCGCCGAACTCGCCTACGCCGAACTGGACGTCCTGTTCCGGCAGTGGCTGGCCGGCCTCGGCCCGGCCGACGACCCGACGCAGGCCCGCATCCAGTGGCAGACGCAGGTGAGGCGATGCGTCTGGAGCCTCGGCAGCAACCTGGTCGAGTGGTCCGGACCGCAGGCTTGGGCCGGCCGCTACGTGGATTCGGAAAAGAAAAAGCACCTCAGCAGCCCACTGGCCGACAGGTTCTTTCGCGACGCCATGCGCCGGGCGCTGCCGCTTGCCACCACCCTCGCCACCCCGTCCGCTTCCCAGGAGGTGCCGGCGTGA
- a CDS encoding CRISPR-associated helicase/endonuclease Cas3 codes for MTDWGGLSETARLVWGKTNRDRGLVWLPLFRHFADSSDVAGLLWDVWLPATVRQHIAGPLPGGFDDGRILVRWLAGIHDIGKATPAFTWQVEPLRKTMRDHGFTFDRQVEASRLLAPHGAAGQVVLTDWLTARHGWDRAHAETYTVVVGGHHGVPPTDADLLQIRDRPYLLGVGGIWPGVQDELLGWMTRRVAAADRLAAWREVILPQPVQVLLTAIVIVADWIASNEQFFPYGFRQEDAPDRLEQAWEELDLPTPWQAVDTVNLDVATFFSRRFEMPAGSQPYPVQAAVVEQARIMPLPGLLIVEAPMGEGKTEAALAAVEIIAARTGAGGCFVALPTRATSDAMFSRVLGWLSRLPDADRGRGARDAAVAHGKAILNDEHSRLYRGVLPSAIGVDEGGTATAAHGWLAGRKRKMLSSFVVGTVDQLLFAALQARHVALRHLGLAGKVVVIDEAHAYDVYMSQYLDRALEWLGAHGVPVVILSATLPARRRADMMRAYDIGRLGPRRGVRRRHRSGVGGGEIADEYQVLRDEQRYPLLSVSGVDRVPAVAGCEASGRSFDVRLERTDDDLAVLADRLRTDLADGGCVLVIRNTVARVLETADELRRQLGPGIPVSVAHSRFMAADRAAKDTWLRDTFGPPEHLAKLGRTRPTCHVVVASQVAEQSLDIDFDLLVTDLAPVDLILQRLGRLHRHRRSGRPAGLAQPRCLVTGADWTTVPPTPVPGSARVYQHHALLRAAAVLLPHLDGGRALGLPQDIAPLVQTAYGTGPVGPPSWQAALAEAAIQADDRAEAARKRADTFRVGPVRAPGASLVSWLDSSVGDSEAANGNERRGRAHVRDDGAEALEVLILIRRGEKLVTPPWLDRGGDVEVPIDFEAPRTVARTMLRCALPLPRAVTVNGGIDRVIAELEQRNTFPAWEKDRLLGGELILDLDEQGRSRLTDFGLTYDQDSGLRVEKVGR; via the coding sequence GTGACCGATTGGGGTGGCCTTAGCGAGACTGCGCGTCTCGTCTGGGGTAAAACGAACCGCGACCGAGGGTTGGTCTGGCTGCCGCTGTTCCGGCACTTCGCTGACAGCTCCGATGTGGCCGGGCTCTTGTGGGACGTCTGGCTGCCGGCCACGGTGCGGCAGCACATCGCCGGGCCGCTTCCCGGCGGCTTTGACGACGGGCGCATCCTGGTGCGTTGGCTCGCCGGCATTCACGACATCGGAAAGGCCACACCCGCTTTTACCTGGCAGGTCGAGCCTTTACGGAAGACGATGCGGGACCACGGTTTCACCTTCGACCGTCAGGTCGAGGCGAGCCGTCTGCTTGCACCGCACGGGGCGGCCGGGCAGGTCGTTCTCACCGACTGGCTGACCGCCCGGCACGGCTGGGACCGGGCGCATGCCGAGACGTACACGGTGGTGGTCGGCGGTCACCACGGGGTCCCGCCGACCGACGCCGATCTGTTGCAGATCCGCGATCGGCCGTACCTGCTCGGTGTGGGCGGGATCTGGCCCGGCGTGCAGGACGAACTACTCGGTTGGATGACCCGTCGCGTTGCCGCCGCTGACCGGCTGGCCGCGTGGCGGGAGGTGATTCTGCCGCAGCCGGTACAGGTGCTGCTAACCGCGATCGTCATCGTCGCCGACTGGATCGCCAGCAATGAGCAGTTCTTCCCGTACGGCTTCCGGCAGGAGGATGCTCCCGATCGGCTTGAGCAGGCGTGGGAGGAGTTGGATCTGCCCACCCCGTGGCAGGCCGTCGACACCGTCAACCTTGACGTGGCAACCTTCTTCTCCCGGCGGTTCGAGATGCCGGCCGGGTCCCAGCCGTACCCGGTGCAGGCGGCGGTGGTGGAGCAGGCCCGCATCATGCCGCTGCCGGGGCTGCTGATCGTCGAGGCGCCGATGGGCGAGGGGAAGACCGAGGCTGCCCTCGCGGCCGTGGAGATCATCGCCGCACGTACCGGGGCGGGCGGGTGCTTTGTGGCGCTGCCCACCAGGGCGACGAGTGACGCGATGTTCAGCCGGGTGCTTGGCTGGTTGAGCCGGCTGCCGGACGCTGACCGCGGCCGGGGTGCCCGGGATGCGGCGGTGGCTCACGGCAAGGCGATTCTCAACGACGAACACTCTCGCCTCTATCGCGGTGTGCTGCCCAGCGCCATCGGGGTGGACGAGGGTGGCACGGCCACCGCCGCGCACGGCTGGCTGGCCGGGCGTAAGCGGAAGATGCTGTCGAGCTTCGTGGTCGGCACCGTCGACCAGTTGCTCTTCGCCGCGTTGCAGGCCCGTCACGTGGCATTGCGGCATCTTGGTCTGGCCGGCAAGGTGGTTGTCATCGATGAGGCCCACGCCTACGACGTCTACATGAGCCAGTATCTCGACCGGGCCCTGGAGTGGCTGGGCGCGCACGGCGTACCGGTGGTCATTCTCTCCGCGACCCTCCCGGCTCGTCGGCGGGCGGACATGATGCGGGCGTACGACATCGGCCGGCTCGGCCCCCGCCGAGGTGTACGCCGCCGGCATCGGTCCGGTGTGGGGGGCGGCGAAATCGCCGACGAGTATCAGGTGCTCCGCGACGAGCAACGGTATCCGCTGCTCAGCGTCTCGGGCGTGGACCGGGTGCCGGCCGTGGCCGGGTGCGAGGCGTCCGGCCGGAGCTTCGACGTACGGCTGGAACGCACGGACGACGACCTGGCCGTCCTCGCCGACCGACTCCGGACCGACCTCGCCGACGGCGGATGTGTCCTGGTCATCCGCAACACCGTCGCCCGCGTGCTGGAAACCGCCGACGAGTTGCGGAGGCAACTTGGTCCGGGAATCCCGGTCAGCGTGGCGCATTCCCGCTTCATGGCCGCTGATCGGGCCGCCAAGGACACCTGGCTACGGGACACCTTCGGTCCGCCCGAGCATCTCGCGAAGCTGGGACGGACCCGGCCCACCTGCCACGTCGTCGTCGCCAGCCAGGTCGCCGAGCAGTCCCTGGACATCGACTTCGACCTGCTGGTGACCGACCTGGCACCGGTGGACCTGATCTTGCAACGACTCGGACGCCTGCACCGGCACCGGCGTTCCGGCCGCCCCGCCGGGTTGGCACAGCCCCGCTGTTTGGTGACCGGCGCCGACTGGACGACGGTCCCGCCCACCCCGGTCCCCGGGTCGGCCAGGGTGTATCAGCACCACGCCCTGCTCCGGGCCGCCGCCGTCCTGCTGCCGCATCTCGACGGCGGCCGGGCACTGGGCCTGCCGCAGGACATCGCCCCCCTGGTGCAGACCGCGTACGGCACCGGGCCGGTGGGTCCGCCGTCGTGGCAGGCAGCACTGGCCGAGGCGGCGATCCAGGCCGACGACCGCGCCGAGGCGGCGCGCAAACGGGCGGACACCTTCCGGGTCGGGCCGGTCCGGGCGCCGGGGGCGAGCCTGGTGAGCTGGCTCGACTCCAGCGTGGGCGACAGCGAGGCCGCGAACGGCAACGAGCGGCGTGGGCGGGCCCACGTCCGTGACGACGGGGCCGAGGCGCTGGAGGTGCTGATCCTGATACGCCGAGGCGAAAAGCTGGTGACCCCGCCGTGGCTCGACCGGGGCGGTGACGTCGAGGTGCCGATCGACTTCGAGGCACCTCGAACGGTGGCTCGCACCATGCTGCGCTGTGCCCTGCCACTGCCGCGAGCGGTAACCGTCAACGGGGGCATCGATCGGGTCATCGCCGAACTGGAGCAGCGGAACACGTTCCCGGCCTGGGAGAAGGACCGGCTTCTCGGCGGGGAATTGATCCTTGACCTCGACGAACAGGGCCGAAGTCGGCTCACCGACTTCGGCCTGACCTACGACCAGGACAGCGGTCTACGGGTCGAGAAGGTCGGCCGGTGA
- a CDS encoding transposase family protein, translated as MQVISAARPEWVFPFTGLQPAQFRRLVRLVAERGGDGIADGRPGRQWALDLPDRVLLVAAYWRTNLTMRQIGPLFGVSHSAAHRVIDTLAPLLALAPVRKRPVEQIAIVDGTLIPTRDHRLAARSKNYRYSTNLQVAIDASTRLVIAVGDPQPGNRNDTIVYRTSDIDQKLNGRPVMADGGYRGNPEVIMPYRKPADGSSLPTWKEALNVEHRTVRAGVEHALARMKCFKILRDYRRAAHTLADAASGIANLHNIILAG; from the coding sequence GTGCAGGTGATCTCGGCAGCCCGTCCGGAGTGGGTCTTTCCGTTCACCGGGTTGCAGCCCGCCCAGTTCCGCAGGCTGGTCCGGCTGGTCGCCGAGCGCGGCGGTGACGGCATCGCCGACGGCCGGCCGGGCCGGCAGTGGGCCCTCGACCTCCCGGATCGGGTGTTGCTGGTGGCCGCCTACTGGCGTACGAACCTGACGATGCGGCAGATCGGCCCGCTGTTCGGGGTGTCGCACTCCGCGGCGCACCGGGTCATCGACACCCTCGCGCCGCTACTGGCCCTGGCACCAGTGCGTAAACGGCCGGTCGAACAGATCGCCATCGTCGACGGCACCCTGATCCCCACCCGCGATCACCGCCTGGCCGCCCGCAGCAAGAACTACCGCTACTCGACGAACCTGCAGGTCGCCATCGACGCCAGCACCCGCCTGGTCATCGCCGTTGGCGATCCGCAGCCGGGCAACCGCAACGACACGATCGTCTACCGCACCTCAGACATCGACCAGAAGCTGAACGGGCGGCCGGTGATGGCCGACGGCGGCTACCGAGGTAACCCCGAGGTGATCATGCCGTACCGCAAGCCCGCCGACGGCAGCTCGCTGCCGACCTGGAAGGAAGCCCTCAACGTCGAACACCGCACCGTCCGAGCGGGGGTCGAACACGCCCTGGCCAGGATGAAGTGCTTCAAGATCCTGCGCGACTACCGCCGCGCCGCCCACACATTGGCCGACGCCGCTTCCGGCATCGCCAACCTCCACAACATCATCCTCGCCGGCTGA
- a CDS encoding tyrosine-type recombinase/integrase yields the protein MTVSSYRLASKKTAWYYVIDLPAGQDGKRRQQKRRGFPSQKAAAAAEKAALQSFGHAGLAADGSVAAELQGWLDERELDVEETTLCNYRDLIRCYVNPHIGSRQLYALDKRVIHEFYKTLLRSGNKKGGPLSATTVRIVHRVLMKALKDLGISIEGVRQPKKVQRPTMGRKGVWTAPQAAVFLKFHVTHRLHAAWVLAVVLGMRRGELAGLKWARLDLARGVLFVDWQRTTTSAGVVEKSPKGRSTRPIAIGGLVVAVLEAHHEAQLAEKAAAGIAYQDLGYVFCREDGKPYYPKYFTDKWELACRAAGLPVIALHDARHTSATAGADGGVPEHVMQHRLGHAEGRMTRMVYTHVLPDAERRAAELMENALLSGG from the coding sequence ATGACCGTCAGCAGCTACCGTCTCGCGAGTAAGAAGACGGCCTGGTACTACGTCATCGATCTGCCGGCAGGGCAGGACGGGAAACGGCGCCAGCAGAAGCGCCGAGGTTTCCCCAGTCAGAAAGCCGCAGCGGCTGCCGAGAAGGCCGCGCTGCAGTCCTTCGGGCATGCAGGCCTGGCCGCCGACGGCAGCGTCGCCGCTGAACTGCAGGGCTGGCTGGACGAACGTGAACTCGACGTCGAAGAAACCACGCTGTGCAACTACCGTGACCTCATCCGGTGCTACGTCAATCCACACATCGGCTCTCGGCAGCTCTACGCCTTGGACAAGCGCGTCATCCACGAGTTCTACAAGACGCTGCTCCGCTCGGGCAACAAGAAAGGCGGACCGCTGTCGGCCACGACCGTCCGCATTGTCCATCGGGTCCTCATGAAGGCCCTCAAGGACCTCGGTATCAGCATCGAAGGTGTGCGTCAGCCCAAGAAGGTTCAGCGGCCGACGATGGGCCGCAAAGGTGTGTGGACGGCACCACAAGCCGCCGTCTTCCTGAAGTTCCACGTGACGCATCGACTTCACGCGGCCTGGGTGCTCGCTGTCGTACTGGGCATGCGGCGCGGTGAGCTGGCCGGCTTGAAATGGGCGAGGCTTGACCTTGCGCGTGGAGTTCTGTTCGTGGACTGGCAACGGACGACGACGAGCGCGGGCGTGGTGGAGAAGAGCCCGAAGGGCAGGAGTACGCGACCCATCGCGATCGGAGGCCTCGTTGTCGCGGTTCTCGAAGCTCATCACGAAGCACAGTTGGCCGAGAAGGCTGCGGCGGGCATTGCCTATCAGGATCTGGGCTACGTCTTCTGCCGGGAGGATGGCAAGCCGTACTACCCGAAGTACTTCACCGACAAGTGGGAGCTCGCGTGCCGGGCGGCAGGCCTGCCTGTGATTGCTTTGCACGATGCGCGTCACACGTCGGCTACCGCCGGGGCGGATGGGGGCGTGCCTGAGCACGTGATGCAACATCGGCTCGGTCACGCCGAGGGTCGGATGACCAGAATGGTCTACACCCACGTCCTTCCGGACGCCGAACGAAGAGCAGCCGAACTCATGGAGAATGCCCTGCTGTCGGGAGGGTGA
- the der gene encoding ribosome biogenesis GTPase Der translates to MTDIDGWVELREPDAANEEPTGPQPVVAVVGRPNVGKSTLVNRIIGRRQAVVEDVPGVTRDRVPYDAQWGGRQFTVVDTGGWEPDAKDRAAAIAAQAETAVVTADVVLFVVDAMVGSTDVDEAAVRMLRRSAKPVILVANKADNTAIEMEATSLWSLGLGEPFPVSALHGRGSGDLLDAIMSAMPEAPKIVENRPRGPRRVALVGRPNVGKSSLLNRFSGEERAVVDAVAGTTVDPVDSLVAIGGETWQLVDTAGLRKRVGQASGTEYYASLRTAGAIEAAEVAVVLLDSSEPISEQDQRILSMVTETGRALVIAFNKWDLVDADRRYYLDKEIDRELRRIPWAIRLNLSAQTGRAVDKLAPALRKALASWETRVPTAQLNAWLTALVQATPHPVRGGRAPKILFATQAGVAPPRFVLFTTAPLDAGYQRFVERKLREEFGFEGSPIEISVRPRKKLGPGGRGKAHG, encoded by the coding sequence ATGACCGACATCGACGGGTGGGTCGAGTTGCGGGAGCCGGACGCCGCCAACGAGGAGCCGACCGGTCCGCAGCCGGTCGTGGCTGTGGTCGGCCGCCCCAACGTGGGCAAGTCGACCCTGGTCAACCGGATCATCGGTCGCCGCCAGGCGGTCGTCGAGGACGTCCCCGGCGTCACCCGGGACCGCGTCCCGTACGACGCGCAGTGGGGCGGCCGGCAGTTCACCGTGGTGGACACCGGCGGATGGGAGCCCGACGCCAAGGATCGGGCGGCCGCGATCGCGGCGCAGGCCGAGACGGCGGTCGTCACCGCCGACGTGGTGCTGTTCGTGGTCGACGCGATGGTCGGCTCGACGGACGTGGACGAGGCGGCCGTACGGATGCTGCGCCGCAGCGCCAAGCCGGTCATCCTGGTCGCGAACAAGGCCGACAACACCGCCATCGAGATGGAGGCCACCTCGCTGTGGTCGCTGGGTCTGGGTGAGCCGTTCCCGGTGTCGGCGCTGCACGGGCGCGGTTCCGGTGACCTGCTCGACGCCATCATGAGCGCGATGCCGGAGGCCCCGAAGATCGTCGAGAACCGCCCGCGCGGCCCGCGCCGGGTGGCCCTCGTCGGCCGGCCGAACGTTGGCAAGTCCAGCCTGCTCAACCGCTTCTCGGGAGAGGAACGGGCGGTCGTCGACGCGGTCGCCGGCACCACAGTCGACCCGGTCGACAGCCTGGTCGCGATCGGCGGGGAGACCTGGCAGCTGGTCGACACGGCGGGCCTGCGCAAGCGGGTCGGCCAGGCCAGCGGCACCGAGTACTACGCCAGCCTGCGGACCGCCGGGGCGATCGAGGCCGCCGAGGTCGCCGTGGTGCTGCTGGACTCCAGCGAGCCGATCAGCGAGCAGGACCAGCGGATCCTGTCCATGGTCACCGAGACCGGTCGGGCGCTGGTGATCGCCTTCAACAAGTGGGACCTGGTCGACGCCGACCGTCGGTACTACCTGGACAAGGAGATCGATCGCGAGCTGCGGCGGATCCCGTGGGCGATCCGGCTCAACCTGTCGGCGCAGACCGGCCGGGCGGTCGACAAGCTCGCGCCGGCGCTGCGCAAGGCGCTGGCCAGCTGGGAGACCCGGGTGCCGACCGCGCAGCTCAACGCGTGGCTGACCGCGCTGGTGCAGGCCACCCCGCACCCGGTGCGTGGCGGACGGGCGCCGAAGATTCTCTTCGCCACCCAGGCGGGCGTTGCCCCGCCGCGCTTCGTGCTGTTCACCACCGCTCCGCTGGACGCGGGCTACCAGCGGTTCGTCGAGCGCAAGCTGCGCGAGGAGTTCGGCTTCGAGGGCAGCCCGATCGAGATCTCCGTACGCCCCCGCAAGAAGCTCGGCCCGGGCGGCCGGGGCAAGGCGCACGGCTGA
- the cmk gene encoding (d)CMP kinase, whose protein sequence is MEENERAGRCVVAVDGPSGSGKSTVSRRLAVGLGARYLDTGAMYRAITWAVLRSGIDLADAGSVAKVAGEVDLRIGTDPKGYGVTADGVTVDAEIRGPEVTGAVSAVAAVPAVRVLLVTRQREIIADAGRIVVEGRDIGSVVAPDADLKVYLTASEAARAARRSAEDATDVATTAADLARRDRLDSTRKAHPLAQAADAVVLDTTELGIDEVVARLRDLLTDRGVA, encoded by the coding sequence GTGGAGGAAAACGAACGGGCCGGGCGATGTGTGGTCGCTGTGGACGGGCCGTCCGGTTCAGGTAAGTCCACCGTCTCCCGGCGGCTCGCCGTCGGCCTCGGTGCCCGCTATCTCGACACCGGCGCCATGTACCGGGCCATCACCTGGGCGGTGCTGCGCTCGGGGATCGACCTGGCCGACGCCGGCTCGGTGGCCAAGGTCGCCGGCGAGGTGGACCTGCGTATCGGCACCGACCCGAAGGGGTACGGCGTGACCGCCGACGGCGTGACCGTCGACGCGGAGATCCGCGGGCCGGAGGTGACCGGAGCGGTCTCCGCCGTGGCCGCCGTGCCGGCGGTGCGTGTGCTGCTGGTCACCCGGCAGCGCGAGATCATCGCCGATGCGGGCCGGATCGTGGTCGAGGGCCGCGACATCGGGTCCGTGGTGGCCCCGGACGCAGACCTGAAGGTCTACCTCACCGCCTCCGAGGCGGCCCGGGCCGCCCGGCGCAGCGCCGAGGACGCCACCGACGTGGCGACAACCGCGGCCGACCTGGCCCGGCGGGACCGGCTCGACTCGACCCGCAAGGCCCATCCGCTGGCCCAGGCCGCCGACGCCGTGGTGCTGGACACCACCGAGCTGGGCATCGACGAGGTCGTCGCGCGGCTGCGCGACCTGCTGACCGATCGGGGAGTGGCATGA
- a CDS encoding pseudouridine synthase: MPRDDRTPRPDAPAYEGAERLQKVLAAAGVGSRRACEDLIFRRRVTVDGRVAHLGDKVDPATAVIHVDGERLVADTRLVYLAMNKPRGVVSTMADEKGRTALADFLGNRVEQRVYHIGRLDADSEGLLLLSNDGTLAHKLMHPSYGVQKTYLCEVSGPIPRNLGKKLMAGVELEDGPAKVDSFRVVDTLGRSAQVELSLHEGRKHIVRRLLGEVGHPVSRLVRTAIGPIRLGDLRAGRTRRLTNAEVAALFKAVGD; the protein is encoded by the coding sequence ATGCCACGCGATGACCGCACGCCCCGCCCCGACGCGCCCGCCTACGAGGGGGCTGAGCGCCTGCAGAAGGTGCTGGCCGCCGCCGGCGTGGGCTCCCGGCGCGCCTGCGAGGACCTGATCTTCCGCCGCCGGGTCACCGTCGACGGCCGGGTCGCCCACCTCGGCGACAAGGTCGACCCCGCCACCGCCGTGATCCACGTCGACGGCGAGCGCCTCGTCGCCGACACCCGACTGGTGTACCTGGCCATGAACAAGCCCCGTGGGGTGGTCTCCACGATGGCCGACGAGAAGGGGCGCACCGCACTCGCGGACTTCCTCGGCAACCGGGTGGAGCAGCGCGTCTACCACATCGGGCGGCTCGACGCGGACAGCGAGGGCCTGCTGCTGCTCAGCAACGACGGCACCCTCGCGCACAAGCTGATGCACCCGTCGTACGGGGTGCAGAAGACGTACCTGTGCGAGGTGTCCGGGCCGATCCCGCGTAACCTCGGCAAGAAGCTGATGGCCGGCGTGGAGCTGGAGGACGGCCCGGCGAAGGTCGACTCCTTCCGGGTGGTGGACACGCTGGGACGCAGCGCCCAGGTGGAGCTGAGCCTGCACGAGGGGCGCAAGCACATCGTCCGCCGGCTGCTCGGTGAGGTCGGCCACCCGGTGAGCCGGCTGGTGCGTACCGCGATCGGGCCGATCCGGCTGGGCGACCTGCGCGCGGGGCGGACGCGGCGGCTGACCAACGCGGAGGTCGCCGCCCTGTTCAAGGCCGTGGGTGACTGA